A genomic segment from Glycine max cultivar Williams 82 chromosome 1, Glycine_max_v4.0, whole genome shotgun sequence encodes:
- the LOC100801427 gene encoding zinc finger protein 10 has product MEQGQCWTKRKKYSLSSSTGSPTNPSYGDSWEEQAFAEDAANSLGGCIWPPRSYSCSFCRREFRSAQALGGHMNVHRRDRARLKQQPTSPHNEILCHDLETQLHKPVQSPFASLGGYLYPSPLCGLACKKTNPNCDPDFVASPSSSPSPSKALLAPSANIGTFREETMIPLYDSSILHKISPASNSSESWPNSAEDHRLYSCKFHPQADTTKPSKGIMDFRCRGNKGNNDDIDGDINFNSVVYRTHPSLQFESTKEPDHISCKKRKTDASSTLFSPKSSSVDRHQVQPKMFEFSPSSMEELDLELRLGNRSKI; this is encoded by the coding sequence ATGGAACAGGGTCAATGCTGGACAAAGAGGAAGAAGTACTCTTTGAGCTCTAGTACTGGTTCACCAACAAACCCTTCCTATGGTGACTCATGGGAAGAACAAGCCTTTGCAGAAGATGCTGCTAATTCTCTTGGTGGCTGCATATGGCCTCCAAGATCCTACTCTTGTAGCTTTTGCAGAAGAGAGTTCAGGTCAGCACAGGCTCTAGGTGGCCACATGAACGTTCATAGAAGGGATAGAGCAAGACTAAAGCAACAACCCACTAGCCCCCACAATGAAATTCTATGCCATGACCTTGAAACTCAGCTGCACAAGCCAGTTCAAAGTCCTTTTGCTTCTCTAGGTGGTTATCTATATCCTTCTCCTCTTTGTGGATTGGCTTGTAAAAAAACTAACCCTAATTGTGATCCTGATTTTGTTGCTTCACCTTCTTCATCACCCTCGCCTTCCAAGGCCTTATTGGCTCCATCAGCTAATATTGGTACCTTCAGAGAGGAAACCATGATTCCACTTTATGATTCCTCTATTCTCCACAAGATTTCTCCTGCCAGTAATTCTTCTGAATCATGGCCAAATTCAGCTGAAGATCATAGATTATATTCATGTAAGTTCCACCCTCAAGCTGATACTACGAAACCCTCCAAGGGAATAATGGATTTCAGATGTAGGGGTAATAAGGGGAATAATGATGATATTGATGGGGATATAAACTTTAATTCAGTTGTGTATAGAACTCACCCATCTTTGCAGTTTGAGAGTACTAAAGAGCCAGATCATATCAGTTGCAAGAAGAGGAAAACAGATGCTTCCTCAACTCTATTTTCCCCAAAGTCAAGCTCAGTTGATAGGCATCAAGTGCAGCCAAAGATGTTTGAGTTTAGCCCTAGCTCAATGGAAGAGCTAGATCTGGAGTTAAGGCTTGGGAACAGGTCCAAGATATAG